A single genomic interval of Bacteroidota bacterium harbors:
- a CDS encoding DUF423 domain-containing protein, which yields MTDTSYKYSQLQKFALTVASFGLAIFVVLTAMGAHALKEVLENPDYNRVFSAATRHLMLGSIGIFVIVLLSNILTLNPKIPLVLMLLGLLFFSFNLLLYFFLKINGISLSFLGILAPIGGIMFTAAWLWFGIMIAKSKIK from the coding sequence ATGACGGATACATCTTATAAATATTCACAGTTGCAAAAATTTGCACTTACTGTAGCCTCTTTTGGTCTGGCAATTTTTGTTGTGCTTACAGCAATGGGGGCGCACGCACTCAAGGAAGTGTTGGAAAATCCTGACTATAATAGGGTGTTCTCGGCAGCAACAAGACACCTGATGTTGGGAAGTATCGGTATTTTCGTGATTGTATTGTTGTCAAATATTTTAACATTAAACCCAAAAATACCTTTGGTTTTAATGTTGCTTGGCTTGCTCTTTTTCTCGTTTAACCTTCTACTCTATTTTTTCCTGAAAATAAATGGCATTTCACTTTCATTTCTCGGCATTTTAGCCCCCATAGGCGGTATTATGTTCACAGCAGCATGGTTATGGTTTGGCATTATGATAGCAAAGTCCAAAATTAAATAG
- a CDS encoding gliding motility-associated C-terminal domain-containing protein, translating to MHSILFTYRKLYFFLLLLFVQTGLNLSVQAQSKPKNLVQNGSFEEFPDSHPYKTKPKEFFDVDTNLTKYYERQWYQFQIDSCYHWNSCMSTEGGDRDGNCCNRHHPTSPFLDVRDNHSGFFFNYYTLKNDFSCKLLWRSQAPNQGDYGFQDVFQRDYYIYKNYNNLDFDYPLRYALPKDTLNGKYIAYIALEDYAWWVAYYPLWYTATSHFGYITNDLKQTLTVGKKYKIGFFVGVNNWIDTFNLPQDPVKYIDYSKLSTNKYIRESQLRRIYTFSPIQQPGNYTSYLTDGLGILLSTPDIACVQKGTGIAFRSQKPFDPQPTYSPQFRIPRPHMSKGEWVEYSWEFVADKPFTKLTIGNFWDTSQQTMVRWIFDAFGDEYFKNDTIKLPVFDGPAIPIPKAAYNSYFMHVFIDSVYLYEIGGYLPADTVACYGSRLEFEENLGREITWIREDGSSEQSRKFQMTVTKPKEMIVGIIDGEYDTMYVFGKFAPQYELRHTDSLCAPAGRPFNKLLAIANEPKVHYSWNQNGKMQDSSLFVSADTGMVELTLTDSVGCEYVYHIPLEEYCPCVILPTDTMICKGASLNIRDYYGRAIDWAIDGVNQGNSISLTVKPNKWQTTITGSCDSISQSMQLYMKEPAQVILTHTDSMCIWTGKLYNKLNLRSEESIIGVWDFNGTSYTGLYFESMDTGIVYYKAIDSLGCETHGATYLGEYCPEFSDMCAFPSAFSPNGDGLNDVLTINCVNIKSFRATILDRWGEVIGMSSDAGHVWDGTYKGQSVAAGVYVFLIEYEVYLEPGKKYYYKGTLTLVR from the coding sequence GTTTACATACCGCAAATTGTATTTTTTCTTATTATTGTTGTTTGTACAGACAGGTTTGAACCTGTCTGTACAAGCGCAATCCAAGCCTAAAAACTTGGTTCAGAACGGTAGTTTTGAGGAGTTTCCGGACAGCCATCCCTATAAGACAAAACCCAAGGAATTCTTTGACGTTGATACGAATTTGACTAAATATTATGAACGTCAGTGGTATCAGTTTCAGATAGATTCGTGTTATCATTGGAACTCATGTATGTCAACTGAAGGCGGTGATAGAGATGGAAATTGTTGTAATAGACATCATCCAACAAGCCCATTCTTGGATGTAAGAGATAACCATTCCGGCTTTTTTTTCAACTATTATACACTCAAGAATGATTTTTCTTGTAAATTACTTTGGCGTTCCCAAGCACCAAACCAAGGTGATTATGGTTTTCAGGATGTTTTTCAAAGGGATTATTATATTTATAAAAATTATAATAATCTTGATTTTGATTACCCTCTGAGATATGCTTTACCAAAAGATACTCTAAACGGTAAATATATTGCGTATATAGCTTTAGAAGATTATGCATGGTGGGTAGCTTACTATCCTCTCTGGTACACAGCTACTTCTCATTTTGGTTATATTACCAATGACTTGAAACAAACCTTAACGGTAGGTAAGAAATATAAAATAGGTTTTTTTGTGGGAGTCAATAATTGGATAGATACCTTCAATCTACCTCAGGATCCCGTCAAGTATATAGACTATTCTAAACTTTCAACTAATAAATATATTAGAGAATCTCAACTCAGAAGAATCTATACGTTTTCGCCCATACAGCAACCGGGTAATTACACCTCTTACCTAACAGATGGGTTAGGTATTTTGCTTTCTACCCCTGATATTGCTTGTGTTCAAAAAGGGACAGGAATAGCTTTCCGCTCTCAGAAGCCGTTTGATCCTCAACCAACATATTCACCTCAATTCAGGATTCCCCGTCCACACATGAGCAAGGGGGAGTGGGTAGAGTATTCATGGGAGTTTGTGGCAGACAAACCTTTTACCAAACTCACTATAGGTAATTTTTGGGATACATCCCAACAGACTATGGTTAGGTGGATTTTTGATGCATTTGGTGATGAGTATTTCAAAAATGATACAATAAAACTTCCTGTTTTTGATGGGCCTGCTATACCTATACCTAAGGCAGCTTATAATTCATATTTCATGCATGTTTTTATAGACAGTGTTTATTTGTATGAGATAGGGGGGTATCTTCCTGCGGATACCGTTGCTTGTTATGGAAGCCGGCTTGAGTTTGAGGAAAATTTGGGCAGAGAAATCACTTGGATACGGGAAGATGGCAGCAGTGAACAAAGCCGTAAATTTCAGATGACGGTTACCAAACCAAAAGAGATGATAGTGGGCATCATTGACGGAGAATATGACACAATGTATGTTTTCGGCAAGTTTGCTCCGCAATATGAACTGCGGCACACCGACAGTCTTTGTGCACCGGCAGGGAGACCTTTTAACAAGTTGCTGGCAATCGCAAACGAACCCAAAGTCCATTACTCATGGAACCAAAACGGAAAAATGCAAGACAGTAGCTTGTTTGTAAGTGCAGATACGGGGATGGTTGAGCTAACTCTCACTGATAGTGTAGGCTGTGAATATGTTTATCATATTCCATTAGAAGAATATTGCCCTTGTGTTATTCTTCCCACCGACACGATGATATGCAAAGGCGCATCGTTGAATATCCGCGACTATTATGGCAGGGCAATAGACTGGGCAATAGATGGAGTGAACCAAGGGAACTCAATCTCACTGACAGTAAAACCAAACAAATGGCAAACGACCATCACGGGCAGTTGTGACAGTATAAGTCAAAGCATGCAGCTTTATATGAAAGAGCCGGCTCAAGTAATTTTGACCCACACCGACAGCATGTGTATCTGGACAGGTAAGCTATACAACAAGCTCAACCTTCGCTCGGAAGAATCCATCATCGGAGTTTGGGATTTCAATGGAACAAGCTACACGGGTTTATACTTTGAGAGCATGGATACGGGCATTGTGTATTACAAAGCCATAGACAGCTTAGGCTGCGAGACACACGGAGCGACATATTTGGGTGAATACTGCCCTGAGTTTTCGGATATGTGTGCATTCCCGAGTGCATTCAGTCCCAACGGAGATGGTTTAAATGATGTATTGACGATTAACTGTGTAAACATCAAGAGCTTTAGGGCAACGATTTTAGACCGCTGGGGAGAAGTCATAGGCATGAGCAGTGATGCAGGTCATGTTTGGGACGGTACATATAAAGGTCAATCCGTAGCAGCAGGAGTTTATGTTTTCCTGATAGAATACGAAGTGTATTTAGAACCCGGCAAGAAGTATTATTACAAAGGGACATTGACATTGGTGAGGTAG
- a CDS encoding class I SAM-dependent methyltransferase — protein MDSKGFIALVQDRLSVLPEVSEYTHEYVQRLLHELPYRTMIYRSIFEEVFKHIKLQRTELTVVDYGGGTGLLSCYAKWIGIGNVIYMDIFEQSCHDAQKIADKLGLRADSYVQGDINALNTHIDALVSTDVIEHIYDLTGFFQSCYQLNQNLVQVHVTGANPYNSIIRKRLMALQIRNENEFHAPPKGAKQMDDYRAYKNIRKIYIQERFGTQLTENEINELVSLTRGRNFDDLQTLLETYLQTKIYPQSISHPTNTCDPNTGNWSERLITQEEMDAFSVKSAWASNYESLGFNTRQPNWLKNFIWSMLNIIGRLMGQNSKRLLPLLKITIKTKTA, from the coding sequence ATGGACAGCAAGGGATTTATAGCGTTGGTGCAGGATAGGTTGTCCGTCTTGCCGGAAGTTTCTGAATACACGCACGAATATGTGCAGAGACTTTTACACGAATTGCCATATAGAACCATGATTTATCGTTCTATTTTTGAAGAAGTATTCAAACATATCAAACTTCAAAGGACAGAATTAACAGTGGTTGACTACGGAGGAGGCACGGGTTTGCTGTCTTGTTATGCCAAATGGATTGGAATTGGCAATGTGATTTATATGGACATATTTGAACAATCTTGTCACGATGCGCAAAAGATTGCCGATAAGTTGGGTTTAAGAGCAGATTCTTATGTACAAGGAGACATCAACGCTTTAAACACTCATATAGATGCTCTTGTGAGTACCGATGTGATTGAGCATATTTATGATTTGACCGGCTTTTTTCAGTCTTGTTATCAACTCAATCAAAACCTTGTTCAGGTGCATGTTACAGGTGCCAATCCTTATAATTCCATTATTCGCAAACGCTTGATGGCATTGCAAATTAGAAACGAAAATGAGTTTCACGCACCCCCTAAAGGAGCAAAACAAATGGATGATTATCGGGCGTATAAAAACATTAGAAAAATTTATATTCAAGAAAGATTTGGAACACAACTCACAGAAAATGAAATAAATGAATTAGTGTCTCTGACAAGAGGTAGAAATTTTGATGATTTACAAACCTTGTTGGAAACATATCTGCAAACCAAAATTTACCCTCAATCTATTTCGCATCCTACCAACACTTGCGACCCTAATACAGGCAACTGGTCTGAGCGCTTGATAACACAAGAAGAAATGGATGCTTTTAGTGTCAAATCAGCTTGGGCAAGTAATTATGAATCGCTGGGTTTTAACACCCGTCAGCCTAATTGGTTAAAGAATTTTATTTGGTCTATGTTGAATATAATCGGCAGATTGATGGGACAAAATTCAAAGCGATTGCTGCCATTGCTCAAAATCACCATAAAGACAAAAACTGCATAG
- a CDS encoding thiamine diphosphokinase → MSSHLFVKEGQEPVLVLANGMPCSSDLLNQLVEWSPSIMVLDGAYFKAMARNIRFDILLGDFDSLGTLSPELPFPAEIIHTPDQEKTDLHKGIELLIERKTQAANLLWATGARADHFMSNLNVMARFRNEITLKMIDDHSVIYPIKSPFKKYFRAGENLSLIPLKAVRNINTRNLQYEISQGVLEPGGRFGSSNKVKESGLVEISFDDGILLLMECKD, encoded by the coding sequence ATGTCTTCGCATCTTTTTGTGAAAGAAGGACAAGAGCCTGTATTGGTGTTAGCAAACGGAATGCCTTGCAGTTCAGACTTATTGAATCAGTTGGTGGAATGGAGTCCTTCGATTATGGTGCTTGATGGTGCTTATTTCAAAGCGATGGCGCGTAATATTCGTTTTGATATTTTGTTAGGTGATTTTGATAGTCTGGGAACTTTATCGCCCGAATTACCTTTTCCGGCAGAGATAATTCACACTCCCGATCAAGAAAAAACAGACTTACATAAAGGTATTGAGTTACTCATAGAACGCAAAACACAAGCTGCTAACTTGCTTTGGGCTACGGGCGCAAGGGCAGACCATTTTATGAGCAATTTGAATGTAATGGCAAGATTCAGAAACGAAATTACACTCAAAATGATTGATGACCATTCGGTTATCTATCCAATTAAAAGCCCTTTTAAAAAGTATTTTAGAGCGGGAGAAAATCTTTCTCTCATTCCGCTCAAAGCAGTCAGGAATATTAATACCCGAAATTTACAATACGAAATTAGCCAGGGTGTTTTAGAGCCCGGAGGCAGGTTTGGTTCAAGTAACAAGGTTAAAGAAAGTGGCTTAGTGGAAATTTCTTTTGATGATGGCATCTTGCTTTTAATGGAATGTAAAGATTGA
- a CDS encoding septum formation initiator family protein produces MKIDKDFWLKYRYFILIGVYGIWITFFDFNSLISLAKISNEVHILDKENEFYKNEIESAKRQREYLFSNSANLEKFSREKYLMKKDDEDVFIIVEEKKK; encoded by the coding sequence GTGAAAATAGACAAGGATTTTTGGCTCAAATACCGGTATTTCATACTCATTGGAGTGTATGGAATTTGGATTACCTTTTTTGACTTCAACAGCTTGATTTCATTGGCTAAGATATCTAATGAAGTTCATATATTGGATAAAGAAAATGAATTCTATAAAAATGAAATAGAAAGTGCCAAAAGACAAAGAGAATATCTTTTTTCCAACTCAGCAAATCTTGAAAAATTTTCCCGCGAGAAATACCTGATGAAAAAGGATGATGAAGATGTATTCATCATTGTGGAAGAAAAGAAAAAATAA